From a region of the Sesamum indicum cultivar Zhongzhi No. 13 linkage group LG3, S_indicum_v1.0, whole genome shotgun sequence genome:
- the LOC105158206 gene encoding probable inactive receptor kinase At1g48480, translated as MHTLTLPTLFPMLLLLLLLLSSAASSDITSDRAALLALRSAVGGRTLFWNSSFTTPCNWQGVQCENNRVTVLRLPASSLFGKLPSNILSNLTLLRTLSLRLNHLSGPLPEDLSRLSHLRNLNLEGNRFSGPVSDFFFSLRSLVRLSLASNNFSGEIPSGFNNLTRLRTLYLENNQFSGVLPDIELRNLEQFNVSFNNLNGSVPKGLEGKPKSAFLGTLLCGKPLDNACADNGAATPAASAAGNVNGSSKPGENGKRKLSGGAIAGIVIGSVVGFFFLLLLLIILCRRKSGQKGRSVDAEEIKNQEDEAGEKPIMEAENGRTDNGISVATADASAMSANGNAASEDGGKVAAAKKLVFFWDVTRVFDLEDLLSASAEVLGKGSLGTSYKAVLEVGTVVTVKRLKDVMISEWEFKEKIEGVGAMDNENLVPLRAYYYSREEKLLVYDYMQMGSLSAFLHGNRGAGRTPLNWEIRSRIALGAARGIEYLHCQGSSTAHGNIKSSNVLLTKSYDARISDFGLNQLVGPPSSPTRVTGYRAPEVTDPRKVSQKADVYSFGVLLLELLTGKPPLEDGLDLPRWVQSVVREEWTSEVFDLELLRYQNVEEEMVQLLQIGIDCTAQYPDQRPLISQVAKRIEELRCSSLQDDREQHDSVSNAE; from the exons atgcACACACTTACCTTACCCACACTTTTTCCCatgctcctcctcctcctcctcctcctctcctCCGCCGCTTCCTCGGACATAACCTCTGACAGAGCCGCCCTCTTAGCCCTCCGCTCAGCCGTGGGTGGACGCACTCTGTTTTGGAACTCTAGTTTCACCACTCCATGCAACTGGCAAGGTGTCCAGTGCGAGAACAACCGCGTCACGGTCCTCCGCCTGCCCGCCTCCTCTCTCTTCGGCAAACTCCCTTCCAACATTCTCTCTAACTTAACTCTTCTGCGGACTCTCAGCCTCCGCCTTAACCACCTCTCAGGTCCCTTACCTGAAGACCTGTCTCGTCTGTCTCACCTTCGCAATCTTAATCTTGAAGGAAACCGATTCTCGGGTCCCGTCTCCGACTTCTTTTTTTCGCTCCGTTCTTTGGTGCGCTTAAGTCTTGCTTCGAACAATTTTTCAGGTGAAATTCCATCTGGGTTTAACAACTTAACGCGTCTGCGTACGCTTTATTTGGAGAATAATCAGTTTAGTGGTGTTTTGCCCGACATTGAGCTTCGTAATCTCGAGCAGTTTAACgtttctttcaataatttaaatgggTCTGTGCCGAAAGGGCTCGAGGGAAAACCAAAGAGCGCGTTTTTAGGGACTTTGCTTTGTGGGAAGCCGCTTGATAATGCTTGTGCTGACAACGGTGCTGCAACTCCGGCTGCGTCTGCTGCGGGGAATGTAAACGGGAGCAGCAAACCGGGGGAGAATGGGAAAAGGAAGTTGTCTGGTGGTGCAATTGCTGGAATTGTGATTGGTTCCGTTGTCGGGTTCTTTTTCTTGCTGTTGCTTTTGATTATCTTGTGTAGGAGGAAAAGCGGACAAAAGGGGAGGTCCGTTGATGCAGAGgaaatcaagaatcaagaagaTGAGGCAGGTGAAAAGCCAATTATGGAGGCAGAAAATGGTAGAACAGATAATGGGATTTCAGTTGCTACGGCAGATGCTTCCGCAATGAGTGCAAATGGGAATGCGGCAAGCGAAGATGGAGGAAAAGTAGCTGCTGCtaaaaaattggtatttttttgGGACGTGACGAGGGTGTTTGATTTGGAAGATTTGTTGAGTGCATCGGCTGAGGTTCTGGGGAAAGGATCTTTAGGGACATCGTATAAGGCAGTTCTGGAAGTGGGGACTGTGGTGACTGTGAAAAGGTTGAAGGATGTGATGATTTCTGAATGGGAGTTTAAGGAGAAAATTGAAGGGGTTGGGGCCATGgataatgaaaatttggtgcCTCTTAGAGCTTACTACTACAGCAGGGAGGAGAAGCTTCTTGTCTATGATTATATGCAGATGGGAAGCTTGTCTGCATTTCTACATG GAAACAGAGGAGCTGGCAGGACACCGTTAAATTGGGAAATCCGGTCCCGGATTGCCCTTGGTGCTGCTCGTGGCATTGAATATCTTCATTGTCAAGGTTCCAGCACTGCCCATGGAAACATCAAGTCCTCTAACGTCCTGCTGACTAAGTCATATGATGCAAGAATATCGGATTTTGGACTGAACCAACTAGTTGGACCTCCATCCTCCCCGACACGCGTCACTGGCTACCGTGCACCTGAAGTGACCGACCCTCGAAAAGTTTCTCAGAAAGCTGATGTGTATAGCTTTGGTGTTTTACTCTTAGAACTTCTAACTGGGAAACCGCCTCTTGAGGATGGACTAGACCTGCCGAGATGGGTTCAGTCAGTAGTTCGGGAGGAGTGGACTTCTGAAGTTTTTGATCTCGAACTCCTCCGTTATCAGAATGTCGAGGAGGAAATGGTGCAGCTCTTGCAAATCGGGATTGACTGCACAGCTCAATACCCAGACCAGCGCCCTTTAATCTCTCAAGTTGCAAAACGGATTGAAGAGCTCCGTTGTTCAAGCCTACAAGATGATCGAGAACAGCATGATTCTGTCAGCAACGCCGAGTAG
- the LOC105158503 gene encoding methylecgonone reductase-like, giving the protein HIDRAALYRTEEIVGQAVAEALGRGLIKSRDELFITTKLWCTDADHDLVLPALKESLRKLGLEYVDLYLIHWPIRMKKDDTDSIKTLHFDIKGTWDAMEECCRMGLAKSIGVSNYSCAKLSTLLQYATFPPAVNQVELNVAWQQPKLMAFCKDKGIHVCAFSPLGAYGFHWGTNAVMDSPILKDIAAAKDKTIAQVALRWIRQEGATPIVRSFNKERMRQNLQIFDWELTDEEVGKIQQIPQQRACNPTDFVGPHAQYKSLEELWDGEI; this is encoded by the exons CACATCGACAGGGCGGCACTCTACCGCACAGAAGAAATTGTTGGGCAAGCCGTGGCTGAGGCGTTGGGCCGCGGCCTGATTAAGAGCCGCGACGAACTTTTCATCACCACCAAGTTATGGTGCACCGACGCCGATCATGATCTCGTCCTGCCTGCCCTCAAAGAATCACTTAG GAAGTTGGGATTAGAGTATGTGGATCTGTATCTGATACATTGGCCGATAAGGATGAAGAAGGATGATACTGATTCCATCAAGACACTGCATTTTGATATAAAGGGAACTTGGGATGCCATGGAAGAGTGCTGTAGGATGGGTTTGGCCAAGTCTATTGGTGTCAGCAACTACAGCTGTGCTAAGCTCTCTACACTCCTGCAATATGCCACCTTCCCTCCTGCTGTCAATCAGGTTGAATTGAATGTTGCTTGGCAGCAACCGAAGCTGATGGCGTTTTGCAAAGACAAAGGAATCCATGTTTGTGCATTCTCTCCACTTGGAGCATATGGATTCCACTGGGGTACTAATGCAGTGATGGATAGTCCGATCCTTAAGGACATCGCAGCAGCTAAAGACAAGACCATCGCACAG GTTGCATTGAGATGGATACGGCAAGAAGGAGCGACCCCAATCGTGAGGAGCTTTAATAAGGAGAGGATGAGGCAAAACCTTCAAATATTCGACTGGGAATTGACAGATGAAGAAGTTGGAAAAATACAACAGATCCCGCAGCAGAGAGCCTGCAATCCAACAGATTTTGTTGGTCCACACGCCCAATACAAATCATTGGAAGAACTTTGGGATggagaaatttga
- the LOC105158205 gene encoding methylecgonone reductase-like, with protein MDKVEIPEVVLNSGHKMPAIGLGTGGSPAPLTEQFPPLVEAIAAGYRHIDTAAHYGTEEIVGQAVVEALNRGLIKSRDELFITTKLWCTDADHDLVLPALHESLRKLGLEYVDLYLIHWPIRMKKDDTDSIKTLHFDIKGTWDAMEECCRMGLAKSIGVSNYSCAKLSTLLQYATIPPAVNQVELNVAWQQPKLMELCKDKGIHVCAFSPLGAYGFHWGTNAVMDSPILKDIAAAKDKTVAQVALRWVRQEGATPIVRSLNKERMRQNLQIFDWELTNGEVCRIQQIPQQRACTGKEAVSPDGQYKSLEELWDGEI; from the exons ATGGATAAAGTGGAAATCCCGGAAGTGGTGCTCAACTCCGGCCACAAGATGCCGGCAATAGGCTTGGGAACTGGAGGATCTCCGGCTCCATTGACTGAGCAGTTTCCACCTCTTGTCGAAGCGATCGCCGCCGGGTACCGCCACATCGACACGGCGGCACACTACGGCACAGAAGAAATTGTTGGGCAAGCCGTGGTGGAGGCGTTGAACCGCGGCCTGATTAAGAGCCGCGACGAACTTTTCATCACCACCAAGTTATGGTGCACCGACGCCGATCATGATCTCGTCCTGCCTGCCCTCCACGAATCGCTTAG GAAGTTGGGATTAGAGTATGTGGATCTGTATCTGATACATTGGCCGATAAGGATGAAGAAGGATGATACTGATTCCATCAAGACACTCCATTTTGATATAAAGGGTACTTGGGATGCCATGGAAGAGTGCTGTAGGATGGGTTTGGCCAAGTCTATTGGTGTCAGCAACTACAGCTGTGCTAAGCTCTCTACACTCCTGCAATATGCCACCATCCCTCCTGCTGTCAATCAGGTTGAATTGAATGTTGCTTGGCAGCAACCGAAGCTGATGGAGCTTTGCAAAGACAAAGGAATCCATGTTTGTGCATTCTCTCCACTGGGAGCATATGGATTCCACTGGGGTACTAATGCAGTGATGGATAGTCCGATCCTTAAGGACATCGCAGCAGCTAAAGACAAGACCGTCGCACAG GTTGCATTGAGATGGGTACGACAAGAAGGAGCGACCCCAATCGTGAGGAGCTTGAATAAGGAGAGGATGAGGCAAAACCTTCAAATATTCGACTGGGAATTGACAAATGGAGAAGTTTGCCGAATACAGCAGATCCCGCAACAGAGAGCCTGCACAGGGAAGGAGGCTGTGAGTCCAGATGGACAATACAAATCATTGGAAGAACTTTGGGATGGAGAAATCTGA
- the LOC105158204 gene encoding methylecgonone reductase-like produces the protein MDSVEIPEVVLNSGHKMPAIGLGTAGSMAPSAEQLTPLFIEAIAAGYRHIDTAALYRTEEIVGQAVAEALGRGLIKSRDELFITTKLWCTDADHDLVLPALNDHLGTLGMQYVDLYLIHWPVRIKKDDSDSTNTMHFDIRGTWEGMEECCRMGLAKSIGVSNYSCAKLSTLLQYATIPPAVNQVELNVSWQQQKLMEFCKDKGIHVCAFSPLGAYGSYWGINAVMESPILIDIAAARNKTPAQVALRWIREQGATPVVWSFNRERMRQNLQIFDWELTDEEVAKMQQIPQQRATTGKDFVSPEGQYKTLEQLWDGEI, from the exons ATGGATTCAGTAGAAATCCCGGAAGTGGTACTCAACTCTGGCCACAAGATGCCAGCCATAGGCTTGGGAACCGCAGGATCTATGGCGCCATCGGCGGAGCAGCTGACACCACTTTTTATCGAAGCGATCGCCGCCGGGTACCGCCACATCGACACGGCGGCACTCTACCGCACAGAAGAAATTGTTGGGCAAGCCGTGGCTGAGGCGTTGGGCCGCGGCCTGATTAAGAGCCGCGACGAACTTTTCATCACCACCAAGTTGTGGTGCACCGACGCCGATCATGATCTCGTCCTGCCTGCTCTCAACGATCACTTAGGTACA CTGGGGATGCAGTATGTGGACCTGTATCTCATACATTGGCCAGTGAGGATAAAGAAGGATGATTCTGATTCTACCAACACAATGCATTTTGATATAAGAGGAACTTGGGAAGGCATGGAAGAGTGCTGTCGGATGGGTTTGGCCAAGTCTATTGGTGTCAGCAACTACAGCTGTGCTAAGCTCTCTACACTCCTGCAATATGCCACCATCCCTCCTGCTGTCAATCAGGTTGAACTGAATGTTTCTTGGCAGCAACAGAAACTGATGGAGTTCTGCAAAGACAAAGGAATCCATGTTTGTGCATTCTCTCCACTTGGAGCATATGGATCCTATTGGGGTATTAATGCAGTGATGGAGAGTCCGATCCTTATAGACATCGCGGCAGCTAGAAACAAGACTCCCGCTCAG GTTGCGTTGAGATGGATACGAGAACAAGGAGCGACCCCAGTAGTGTGGAGCTTCAATAGGGAGAGAATGAGGCAAAACCTTCAAATATTTGACTGGGAATTGACAGATGAAGAAGTTGCCAAAATGCAGCAGATCCCGCAGCAGAGAGCCACCACAGGGAAGGATTTTGTTAGTCCAGAAGGCCAATACAAGACATTGGAACAACTTTGGGACGGAGAAATTTGA